ATAAATCAAGCACTTGATGGACTACCTTACATTTGCTCTTTCACATTTGGTGAACAAGGTAGACTCTCTGGCGGCGAAAATGCACATGGAAATTTAATGGTGTCGTCAGCAACTTTCTATAGGCTAAAAAAATAATGAGTTCTGAAGGTCAAGAAGAGCTACAAGAAGCCCGTATTGAACTGCAAAAACTAAAGTCACGTGAACGGAAATTAGCTGAAGAAAATAGGGTGATCTTATCAACCATTTCGGCTATCAGTAAAGCGAATAACATCGCAGAGATATTCTCTAGTATTGAATTTGTACTCAAAAAATACATAAAATTCGATGATTTTATCGTGATCTCAAGGGTCGGGAATGAAGGGAAATTCAAAACTTTGTTAACCAATAATAGAGTATTTGGAAAGATAAAATGGAGTGATAGCGGTAAACTATCGCGAGTGATAAATGGAGAATGCGTAATCCTTTTTGAACCCAAATCGTTGGGTGAATTTAACTCTTTGCATCCCATCATACTCGACCAAATTAACTCTGTTTTGATCACCGGCATTGATAGTGGATTAACTCAGTCCGTCATTATCTTTGTTCATTCCAACACCAAGCATTTTGATATTGAAACCAAAGCTACCCTAAGCCGTTTTCGTCCGCTAATTGAACGAGCGGTGTTTGATATAGAAAATAAAGAGAAACTCGAAGCCACCGTTCGAAAGCGAACAGCGGAGCTTGTCACAGCAAGAAAAGAGGCAGAAAGAGCCAATAAGGCAAAGTCTGAATTCTTAGCAATGATGAGTCATGAGTTAAGAACCCCATTAAACGCGGTCATAGGCTTAATCGACACACTAAAGTCAACACAGTTAGATGAAGAACAACAGTCTATACTGCTTAATATGAGTACATCATCTGAGCTTTTGTTAGCAATTATCAGTGACGTGTTGGATTTTTCTAAAATAGAGTCTGGAAGTTTCTCTTTGGCTCCCCAATGGAGCGACATAAGAGATGCTGTAACTTTTGTGTTATCTGAACAAAAGAAGACAGCAGACAATAAGGGATTGGAGTTAACCTCTACGAGTTATATACCTGAAGGGGAACTTCATTATACCGATCCAACTCGCTTAACACAGATTCTATTTAATCTGATTGGTAACGCGATAAAGTTCACCGAATATGGACATGTTCACGTATCGATTGATTACCAACAGAGCTCTTTTGATATAACGGTGGAAGATACCGGGATTGGCATTAGCTCACAGCAAATTTCGTCATTGTTCAGCCCGTTCGTACAAGCCGATAGCACAATCACACGTAGGTTTGGTGGTACCGGTTTGGGGTTAGCTATCACTAAGCGACTTGTTGAATTGATGGGTGGTCGCATTAGCGTAGAGAGTAAGCTAGGCAAAGGTTCTAAGTTCAAAG
The Vibrio kanaloae genome window above contains:
- a CDS encoding ATP-binding protein, translated to MSSEGQEELQEARIELQKLKSRERKLAEENRVILSTISAISKANNIAEIFSSIEFVLKKYIKFDDFIVISRVGNEGKFKTLLTNNRVFGKIKWSDSGKLSRVINGECVILFEPKSLGEFNSLHPIILDQINSVLITGIDSGLTQSVIIFVHSNTKHFDIETKATLSRFRPLIERAVFDIENKEKLEATVRKRTAELVTARKEAERANKAKSEFLAMMSHELRTPLNAVIGLIDTLKSTQLDEEQQSILLNMSTSSELLLAIISDVLDFSKIESGSFSLAPQWSDIRDAVTFVLSEQKKTADNKGLELTSTSYIPEGELHYTDPTRLTQILFNLIGNAIKFTEYGHVHVSIDYQQSSFDITVEDTGIGISSQQISSLFSPFVQADSTITRRFGGTGLGLAITKRLVELMGGRISVESKLGKGSKFKVHLPVLTRAMNKQDCTKANKRSRKLRSRYTVLVVEDNPTNQMVIKLILTRQGHEVFIASNGEEALNFIEKDNDRIDIILMDVSMPVMDGLTTTKYIRDANIETPIVALTAHTSIEDRYSCLNVGMNDFVTKPVRTKEITEAINRLMLNA